A genomic region of Brienomyrus brachyistius isolate T26 chromosome 6, BBRACH_0.4, whole genome shotgun sequence contains the following coding sequences:
- the si:dkey-32e6.3 gene encoding uncharacterized protein si:dkey-32e6.3, with amino-acid sequence MSLYTPSLILKHRCGAATIMFNSEKTSGNARSLEGVKTHDLDSTNERTSSKPSDSFNYHDFLVLNHQEDGSSFSRFLRQRKLILHIDLNNTILVSDTVTKQGTIAALDYFLSTVTWGRITKQGKWEWISDSPSLLPPCEGAVSYYSHFGRVAGFTSTAAGRRFRGILEEHLDMLLWPTEQKEDRELSVRGEDGRLYHWILPSFFQLLQDLAAMGGEFGIVFRTFGTDLPRLLSALQRVLTQGSHPLFPDLPALGLTVNTIPGRIRCSRRGASLSRGDERVLHQDGERCLYQFFSSVQGLGGFQDDFDWWARNSYSILGGKPLLVDPFDPTVQHIFIDDNIRLDDKDTIVQPKVFLDPEGMLTRVASTSELYDICLVQNDLLQAISNRSYFIQRIQICSENYERNLMQGPS; translated from the exons ATGTCTCTTTACACGCCAAGTCTAATATTAAAACACCGTTGTGGAGCGGCTACTATCATGTTTAATAGTGAGAAAACAAGTGGAAATGCACGATCTTTGGAAGGAGTTAAAACACATGACCTCGACTCCACAAATGAACGCACTTCGTCCAAGCCAAGTGACAGTTTTAATTATCATGATTTTCTAGTATTAAATCATCAGGAAGACGGCTCCTCTTTTTCAAGATTCCTGCGACAAAGAAAACTTATTCTTCATATCGATCTCAACAACACGATCCTGGTGTCTGACACAGTCACCAAACAAGGGACTATTGCGGCTTTGGACTACTTTCTGTCTACAGTTACTTGGGGACGAATAACCAAACAAG GTAAATGGGAGTGGATAAGTGATTCACCCTCCCTCCTCCCACCTTGTGAGGGCGCTGTGAGTTACTACTCCCACTTTGGTCGGGTGGCAGGCTTCACCAGCACTGCAGCTGGGCGACGCTTCAGGGGAATCCTGGAGGAGCACCTGGACATGCTGCTTTGGCCCACAGAGCAGAAGGAGGACCGGGAGCTCTCTGTGAGAGGCGAGGATGGCCGACTGTACCACTGGATTCTGCCTTCCTTTTTCCAGCTGCTGCAGGACTTGGCCGCCATGGGTGGGGAGTTCGGCATCGTCTTCCGCACATTTGGGACGGACCTGCCACGACTGCTTAGCGCCCTGCAGCGCGTACTGACCCAGGGCTCTCACCCGCTCTTCCCTGACCTCCCGGCACTCGGG TTGACCGTTAACACCATCCCAGGGCGCATCCGCTGCAGCCGAAGAGGCGCCAGTCTGAGCCGGGGTGATGAGCGTGTGCTACACCAAGATGGGGAGCGGTGCCTTTACCAGTTCTTCAGCTCTGTCCAGGGCCTGGGAGGCTTCCAGGACGACTTTGACTG GTGGGCTCGCAACTCCTACTCCATCCTGGGTGGAAAGCCACTGCTGGTGGACCCCTTTGACCCCACAGTGCAGCACATCTTCATAGACGACAACATCCGCCTGGATGACAAGGACACCATTGTCCAGCCAAAG GTGTTTTTGGACCCAGAGGGTATGCTGACACGTGTGGCCTCCACCTCTGAACTGTATGATATCTGCCTGGTGCAAAATGACCTTCTGCAGGCCATCTCCAATCGCAGCTACTTCATCCAGCGTATCCAGATCTGCTCGGAGAACTACGAGAGGAACCTAATGCAGGGACCCAGCTAG